TCGGAAGTAGGTCAACGACCCCGAAAACCGCGTGAAGCGAACCTTTGCGCCGACATCGAGATTGACGCCGGTTTCAGGCCTCAAATCCGGGTTGGGAATCGTCACGCTGCGCGTCGTCGGGCTGATGGTATGCGACGCGCCTGCGTTGTAGCGGTCGAAAATGTTCGGCTCGCGGTAGCTGCGCGCCAGCCGCGCCACCAAGCTGACGGACTGAATCGGGTTGACGACAATGCCGCCCGAACCCGTCACGGCGACGTTTGTGTGGCGGAGCGATTCGAGGCCGCTGATGCCGGCCGTGCCGCGCGGCACGATGTTGAAAATGTCATAGCTCGGCGTATCCAACGCCCGCGAGCTGTAGCGATCCACCCGCAAACCACCGATGAGCCGAACGTAGCGGCTGGGGATGAACTCGTCCTGCACGAAGAAGGCGATGTCCTGAAAGTTGGCGTTGGGCACGTCGCGGCGCGGCTGGTTGTTGCGAAGCGTCCGTAGAAAGTCGCCGTCGGTACGGACGCGAGCCGCCTGCGCTTGCGCCTGCGCCGGCGTCAGACCGCCGGGCGGCGTCGGCAGCGTGCCGCGAATCACGATGCGGTCGTCGGCGCTGGTGTCGCGGTAGAAGCTTACGCCCGCCGTGACGACGTGATTGCGGAACGGCGTCAAAACCACCTGCCCGTCGAACCCGCCCGTGGTCGGATTGATTTGCCGGTCGGTTACTTGAAACAGCGCCGGCAGGGCGCGCACGGTTACTTGGTCGCGCCGCTGCTGCCACTGGTAGTAGCCGCTTGCCTGAACGCTCGCCACCACCGGCGACAACTCGCGCGCGACGAAGCCGAAGTTGACCTTGTCGCGCTTGCTGAACAGAAAGTTGAACGTGGCCTGCAAGGGGTACTGGTAGGGCGCGGCGTCGAGTCGCTCGTAGCTCGACCGAACGAACATCTGTTCGGTGAAGAAGAAGCGTCCTTCGGCGCGGGTGGCGTTGGTTCGATAGGCTGAACCCGTCACGAGGCGCGTCGCGGTGTTGAACTGAGGCGTCACCGAAGCGTAGCCGGCCTCGACGGGGCCGCCGGCCGTGTAATCGCTGAAGTTTTCAAACGACTGCCTCACGCGGGCGGTAAACCGGCGCGTCGCCAGATTCAAGCTCCCGCCGTAGCGCCCGCCGGGGCCGTTCGCGGTGACGAACGGATCAAAGACGCCGCTGACGCGAACGCCGCCGTCCGTCGTCGCGGGCGGACGGGTAATGAAGTTGACCGTGCCGCCGAGAGCTTCCGTGCCGTAGAGCACTGATCCCGCCCCGCGCATGACCTCAACCGCCTGAAGCGAGCCGACATCCACCAGCCCGGTTTCAACGCCGTTGCCGACGTGGCTCGTCGGCGTGCGGCCGTGGTTGAGGCGCTCGCCGTCCACCAGAACAAGCACTCGGTTGCCTTCCAGCCCGCGAATGATGGGACGGGTGAGAAAGCTTTGGGATTGGGTGTACGCGCCGGGCAAATCGCGGAGAATATCGGCGGCCGTACCGGGCAGACGCTCCTGAAGCTGCCGTTCCGTAACCACCGACACGGCTTCGGGCGTGGTCATCGTATCCCGAACGGCGCGACTGGCGGTGACGGTCACGATTTCCTGAATGGTTCCGGGGACAAGCGTCACCGTATCAAGCGCGAGGCTGGGCGCGTTCAGCCGAAACTCCAGAACGGCGTCGGAAAAGCCGCTGCGAGCGATGCGCGCTTGATAGGAGCCGAAGGGCAGGTCGTTGAGCGAAAACGTCCCATCGGCCGCGGTCAGGACGGCGCGCGTCGCGCCGGACGCGATGTTGCGCGCCAGAACGCTCGCTTCCGCCACCGGCGCGCCCTGCGTATCCACGACCTTGCCGGTCAAGGTCCCGCGCTCCTCGGCCTGCGCGCCGCCGCTGATCATTCCAATCATCATCCAAGTCAGGGCGACCCGGAGCGCCGGGCGAATCCGTCGCCGGGCCGGAGAAAACCACGTAGCTGTCATCTTTGAAACACTCCTATCCGTTGCGCCGGCGGGCGTCGCGCCGCCGGGTGTCACAGCTTTGTTTCGGACGGCGCGTCGGGTAGAGTGCCTCGGCGCTTGCCATCCTTTCCCGTGGGTGGGACTGCGCGTTGGAAGCCTCCCGCGTTGCCGCGCAGGAGGCTTCATTACTTGAGAGGTGAGGATTTACGGTGGCATCGCTGTTCCGCAAATGAAAATGATTTTCAGATTGATACCATCTTTCGTCACAAGGCAGGGTGTGTCAAGTCTTTTTGGAGTACAACCGCCGGCAAGTTCTTTGTAGAAAGCGCCTCTTTGGAAGGGATGACTTATGGATGCAAGGCGGCGAGGTCGTCAGCGACGCAGCTGGACGGTTCGACTTGAGGAAAAGCTGCGCCGCGCCGACAAACTGTGTGTCACTGGGATGTACAGGGATTGACAGGCCGACAAAGGACAGGATGAGGGCAAAGACGCTGTGGAGCGGATTGCGCAGGAAAAGCGCGCTGTGTCACCTCCCGGCGCAGCGAGAACCATCTGCGTCCGCGTCGCCTCTGCTTGAGTGGGGCAACAGAGGTGGAATCCGGATTATTCAGCGCGTACCGGAATGTCCGCCCGAAAAAGCGTGAAGCGGGGCATCGTCTGAGCTGCAGATATCGCCCCGCGTCGTCACAAAGCGGCGGAACGCCGCCGCACGCCAAACGCTTGACGCCGCTTCCGAACCGAGTATTGCCCCGTCAGGATGGAAAGCGCACCTGAGCAGTTTTCAGGGAACATAGCGCCATAGCACCGGTCTGGCAGGGGATGGCAATTCCTTACCCACCCTGCCGAGGGCGAGAAGGGGCTTTGTCGTCTTGCTGCGTGGGCTTAGGCGGCTCAAAAGCGATGTTACTGACTGTGACGCGCCATCACCTTGAGCCGGGGGCTGCTGTTTTCTTGCGCGGTCTGCTTTGCCTGACACGCCGTGACCACTTCTCACCCCCGGCCAGCGGGTTGACTCGCAACAGGCGCTAGTTCCGCCACCAATCTGGTCGCTCAAAACGACGCTCGTTGTCAGGGTTGCTCTGCGGCTGGGCAGGCAACGGGTCCGACGCCGGCGGCACTGTCCAACGGGTCTGAAATACGCCATTCCCTGCTGTCCCGGCAATCAGGAGCGTTTTTCCATCCGGCGACCAGACAATGCTCCCGTTAGACGTAGGCAAGCGCATGTTTGTCGGCGTCATTCGCCAACGCTTGACTTCCCAGACGGTCGCCGTCGCGGCACCTATTTCTCCGCCCCAGGCCGCTAGATGTTTTCCGTCAGGCGACCAAGCGATGCGCCGCACGATGCCGGTGTGGTCAAGGCGCATGGGCGACGGCTTTTTTTGAAACTCCCAGACCAGAACTTCACCGTGTTCACGCCGCTCGTCCCAGTTGCCGGCGGCAAGGTGGCGCCCGTCGGGCGACCACGCGACGCACGTAACCACATTCGCCCCGCCCGGCCGCGACACTTCGCGCCAGTCGCCGGTTGCCCAGATAATGACTTCGCCGCGCCGGTCATCGCCGTTGCGCGTCGCCATGCGTTTACCGTCGGGCGACCAAGCGATGTCGGTGACAGGGGAGGCATGGTTGAGCCGCGCCGCCGGCGTTTTCGTCGTCACATCCCAAACAACAACTTCGCCGCTCTGAATCCCACTCCCGGCGGCCAGATAGCGTCCGTCAGGCGACCAAGCGACACTCCACACAATGTCGGTATGAGGCAGACGCATTGCCTCCGTCCATGTTTTGGTTTCGCGGACAACGACTTCGCCCTCTTGTTCGTCCCCGCCACCGGAGGCGAGGAATTGACCGTCCGGCGACCAAGCGACGCTCGTCACCGGGGCATCATCGGCAAGCAGCCGCATTGACGGTTGCAGCGGAACGCCACGCCGAAAGGCTTCCTCCCGCGCTCTCACCTGAGCCTCAGTCATCACCGGACTAACGCTGACCACATTTCCGCGTCCGAGCGCCAGCTGCGCACCGTCGGGCGACATCGCCAGACCAACCGGCAGTGCTTGAGCCTGTGCGTCTTCGGCGCCCGTAACGACTGGACCGATTTGGATTGTTTGCCCCAACGCTTCCAGTCCTATCCCGCCGCTCATTGCCGCCCACAGGGCAAGCCACGCGGCTTTCTTGCCGACCTGTTGTTTGATCATCTTGGCGCTCCTTGTTGGAAGACGGCGAAGTTTAGATAACCATAACACCTTCCGCCGACTTGACGGGTATTTTGCCGCTTGGCGACGGCGTTACAGGTTCATCTCAATGTTGAAGAAACGTCGGTACACCCCAAAGAATGTCCCAAACTGCGGCGCACCCGTGTTGGCGAAGACGTTGCGCGGGTTGAAGTGATTGGTGAGGTTGAAAATGTTGACCGTGACGTTGACAGCCTCGACATCAATCTTCCGTCCGAACACGCCGCGCCGCACCCACTGCGGCAGACGAATTTTCTTCGTCACCGCTAAGTCAACCGCCATAAAGTGCGGATACCGCGTTGTATCGGCGTTCCGGCGACCGACGAAGTTCTGCGCCTCGTCCACGACGCTGTAGGGAAACCCGGTTCGCCATTCAAAAATCGGCGCAAGCGTCCAGTCGCCCGGCAGCCCAAACACGCCCCGCGCAAAAAACCGATGTGGCGCGTCAATCGGCGCGTTCCCAAACTGATTCGGCCGGATGATCGGATTCGGCGTGTCGCCGAAGTACGAAATCAGGTCATTGAGTTCGGCGCGCGCCTTGCTCCGCACATAGGAGACGACGAACGTATGGCGCGGCGTGAGCTTGACATCCGCCGTGGCTTCCAGCGCGCGGTACGTCGCTCGTCCGGTGTTGAACAGGCGAATGACGCCCGCCGCGCCGCGCGGTTCCGGCTCAACGTAGAAGTCATTGAACGTGCGGCTGTCAAGGTAGGCTAGTTTAGCCAGCACGCGGCGTGAGAGCCGCTGCGCCAGCTCGACGCGAAATGAGCGGTTGTAGGGCACGCGGTAGCGCCCATCGGCGCGCGCCAAATCAAGCGTCCACGAGCGCGTCAGCGTCGGCGTCACGCCGTCGGCGGCGAACGTCGTCGCCGTCGGTTGGGGCATTTGCCGGAACGCCAACGCATTGAGCAACACCTTGTCGTAAAACAGCCCGAAGCCCGCCCGCAACACCGTGTTGTTTGTGCCGCCCGGCGCGTACGACAGCGCTACGCGCGGCGCGAGGTTGAGCTGCGCCGCCGCCTGCTGAGTTTCTACACGCAGACCGTAATCAAGCTGCAAGTTCGGGCGAATGAGCCACTGGTCCTGCGCGTAACCGGCAACCTCGATGTTGGAGGCGCGCAAGTCGCCGCGCGTGGCGTACGTGATGCGTTCAGCAAGCGAGCCGTCGGCACGCCGCACTTCCACCGGACGGTTGACGACCCAGCCGCGATTACACGCGGCGCTGAGGTCTGCGCCGAACTTGATCTGGTGCAATCCCCCGGCGTTGAACGCCGCCAAGGCCGTGGAAAACTGAAGCTGTCCGCGTTCAGTTGTTCGGTCGGTCTGACTAAAGAAGTTGCCCGTTCGGCCAAAGGGCGTCAGAGCGAAGGGCGCGTCACCCTTACCGAAAACGTCCACGCCGATGCGCTTGTAGTTGACGCGCGTTTCACTTATCGAGCCGCCCGCGCCAGCGTAGCGATGCACGCCCGCAAAGGCCAAATCAAGCGTTCGGCGATTGGCTGACGCCGGTACAGGGTTGAAGAAATCAAGGTCAACATTGCGCAGCAACTGACGCGCAGCGTTCGCCGTGACTGTCAGCGTTTGGCGGTCGGACAGCACAACATCGAACTGACTGAAGCTGCGGAAGGCGTGCTTGCGGATTTCGTTGTCGGGGCTGGCCAGACCACGGACGACAGCCTTATCCACAATGACTTCCAGCGCCTGCGCCAGAAACGCCCGGTCGCGGACGAGCGGCCCTGTGATGGTTGCGCGCGGCGACACGTTGGCAAAGCCGAAAATTTTGCCGTAGCGAGCGCGTAGCGACGGGAAGAAGTCATAGACGCTGTACGTCCATTTGTTGCCGCCGGGCTTGGTTTCCAGCCGTTTGACGCCGCTGGTGAACTTGCCGTACTCCGGCAGATACGGGTTCGTGAAGACCTCCGCCCGCTGGAGGGCTTCGAGCGGGATTTCGACTTGAAAGCGTCCGGTCGCCGGATCGTTGCTGAGGCTACCGTTGACCAAAACGGCGGCTTGGTCTTCGCGTGCGCCTTTGATACTGGTGCGGCCGTCGTTGGAACGGATGACGTTCGGGACAGGTGGGAACGAGGTGAGAATATCGCGCCCGCGTGACGGCAGGATGCGAATTTCGGCGGGCGTTAGGGCGGCGGCGGCGTTTGCGCCTTGCGCGACAAGCGGCGCTTCTTGGTCGCCGCGCACCTCGACGACTTCGCCTCCGGCAGGGCTGAGTTCGATAGGCTGCTCGACGAAGACGCCGGACTCGACCGTGTAATGTTCGTCAGTGAGCGTCGTGTAGCCGGGCGCAGTGATGGTCAGCGTGTAGTCGCCGCTGGGCGCGTTTGTGAAGACAGCTTTGCCGTCGCCGTCGGTAGTTTGGGTAAGCGTTCGCGCGCCGGGAGCTTTGGTTTTGGGCGTCAGGGTGACGACAGCGTTGCGAATGGGTCGCTGCGTAGCGCCGTCGGTCACGACCAACGACACCACACTGGCCTGTTGCGCGAGGGCGAGCAAGGGGACGCCGACCAGCAGTCCCAGCCACAGCAAACAGCTCTGGTAGGTTTTCACCATCAAACAAGCGCCTCCTTTCGGTTGGAGACCGAACATGGGCGAAGGGATGCGCCCCCGTGTCAAGACGTTACCTTGCGCCACGCGAATCGGGCGTGACTTTTCAAACGCCTCCCCAAGGCGCACAGCTTCCAGACCACCGGCTGAAGTTTTGTGCCTTCGGGGCTAAGCCGTCGCGGCCGCTATTTGTTCACGGACGGCGCGCAGCCGCGCACAGGAGCGTTCCCGTCCAATCAGGGCAAAGACCTCGAACATGCTCGGCCCGACGCTTTGCCCGGTCAGCGCCGTGCGCGCCGCGTTGATGAACAGTCCCGCCTTGGCGCCCTTGGTTTCAGCGAACGCCCGGAGCGCGGCCTCCACCGTTTCTGGTTTCCAGTCTTCCACCTGCTCCAGTGCGTCGGCGAGTTCCGGCAACCAGTCTGTCAGGCGTGGATCCCGCAGGTTTTTCTTCACGGCTTCGGGATCGAACTCGAAAACGTCGTCAAAGTACGGTCGTCCGTAGGTGACGAAATCCGTCAGTGTACGGAAGCGTTCCCGAATAACTTCCACTGTCCGGGCGAACCAAGCACGGCCGGCGCCTTCCGCGAACTCGGCTTTCCACAAACCGGCGGCTTCCAGCTGCGCCTGCACCATCGGCAGTAGTCGGTCAAGCGGCATCGTTTTGAGGTATTCGGCGTTCATCCACAGCGCCTTGGGGTCGGTAAATTGGCGCGGGTCGGACAGGGGCTGATCGGCCGGCGGCAGGTTGAAGATGCCGTTCGTCCGGCTGACCTGCGCGAAGTCGAACGCCGCGATCATCTCGTCGCGCGAAAGGATTTCACGGTCGTCGCCGGGCGACCAGCCGATGAGCGCAATGGCGTTGAGGAAGGCGTCGGGGATAAAGCCGCGTTCTTGGTAAAACCGCACCGTCGCCCCCTCGCCGTGTCTGCGCTTGGACAGCTTGGCGCGTTTGCCGTCCAGAATAAGCGGTAGGTGCGCGAAGGTCGGCTCGGCGACGCCCAGCGCCCGGTAGATGAGCAACTGCTTGGGGGTATTCGCCAGTCCGTCCTGCCCACGGATGACGTGGGTGATGCGTTCGGCGATGTCGTCCGCCGCATTGCTAAGGATGTAGAGCGGCGAGCCGTCCGAACGCAGCAGGGCGAAATCTTCAATGTCGGCATACCGCTTGGTTTGTTCGCCATGTACGAGGTCGTGGAACGTCACGGCGCCGTCCGTACGCGGGACACGAAACCGAACCACATAGGGCGTCCCTTGCGCGTCAAGCCGCGCTTCTTCCTCTGGCGACAGCTCTCGTCCGCGAAACACGAAGGCGGTTTTCGCTGCTTCGGACGCGCGCCGCAGGGCGTCAAGTTCTTCTTTGGTTTCGTAGGACTTGTAGGCGTGTCCGCTCGCCAGCAGGCGTTCGGCTAGTCGGCGGTGTTCGGCGAGGCGTTCGGATTGGAAGTACGGCCCTTCGTCCCAGTCGAGGCCGAGCCAGCGCAGGCCGTCGAGAATGGTCGCCACGGCTTCGGGGGTTGAGCGTTCGCGGTCAGTGTCTTCGATGCGCAGGATAAAGACGCCGCCATGTTTGCGGGCGAAGAGCCAGTTGAAGAGCGCCGTTCGCGCGCCGCCGATGTGCAGGTAGCCGGTTGGCGACGGGGCGAAGCGAACGCGAATGCCGTTGGTCATCGGTTGTTCAACATCCTTGCCAAAAGTGTTCCGGCATGCCGCCGATTTTTAGGTAGCCTATCAAGGGTGCGCGCCGCCGCCAAAGGTTGGTCGCCTAGTCTGTCGGCAGGGCAGTCACCCATCCGTTGCGTTGACCGGCAGGCAAGGCTAGCATCCACTTCTGGTACCACCCCGCTGAAGAAGCACCTTCATGGCACTTGGCGTTACAGAAGACATTACAGAACTGATTGGCAACACGCCGCTATTGCACCTACGTTCGGTTGTGCCGCCCGGCGCGGCCAACGTCTATGCCAAGCTGGAGTATCTCAACCCCGGTGGTAGCATCAAGGACCGAGCGGCGTTGGGGTTGATTACCGACGCCGAGCGGCGCGGTTTGCTCAAGCCCGGCGCGACGATTATTGAGCCGACGGCCGGCAACACGGGCGTTGGTCTGGCGCTGATTGGGCGGAGGCGTGGTTATCGCGTCATTTTGTGCGTCCCGGAAGGCTACAGTCGTGAAAAGATGCAGGTGGCGGAGGCGTTGGGCGGCACGCTGGTGTACACGCCCTATGAGGAGGGCATTCCCGGCGCGATTCGCAAGGCGCTGGAGTTGGCTGAATCCATCCCAAACGCCTTTGTGCCACAGCAGTTCAGCAATCCAGCGAACCCGCACATTCACTATTTGACGACCGGCGCGGAAATCTACGAGCAACTTGGCGGTAAAGTGGACGGTCTAGCGATTGGCTGCGGTACGGCTGGGACCTTTTCCGGCGTCGCCCGCTACATCCGCGAGCGCAACCCACGGGCGGTGTGTATCGCCGTTGAGACGGAAGGGTCGGTGCTGGGCGGCGGGCAACCCGGCCCGCACAAGGTTGAGGGTATCGGCACGAGTTTCGTTCCGGAGAACTTCCATCGTGAGTTGTGCGATGAGATTGTCGCCGTGACTGACCGGGACGCCTTTAGGATGGTACGCCGCTTGGCTGCTGAAGAAGGTGTGTTGTGCGGCGGCTCGGCCGGCGCGAACGCTTTTGCGGCCATTCAGTTAGCAGTACGCCTTGGAGAAGGGAAGAACGTCGTCACGGTTTTTCCCGACAGCGCAGAGCGTTACATGAGCAAGGGGATTTTTGACGAGGTTCCGTAGCGCGTGTGGGCGGACATTGCCGCAAGCGGGACATTGCCGAGCATGATCGGCACGCCGTCGTTTAGCGGGGTGAGAATGCGTTGCTGGCGGCAGTCCAACAGGTGTGAGTGAGGGAAACCTGCGATAGGTGAAGTGCGCGAAGCGCGCACAACCCCAAGCCGGCGAGGCCGCAAAGCGGTTTCCGCTCAAATGATAGGTTCTAAAGAGCAGCGCAACCGACAAACCCTCATTCATCAACTTGCACCCCTCCGCGTTCGTGGAGGGGCTACGAATGGCTAGCCCTCAGCAGTCCGAGCCCAACTGCACCCCTTTCGCATTGACTCCAAGCCGCAACGGCCGCGCTGAGCGACAGTGAACGCCAAGAACACCAAGATTGCCGCCGCCGTCCGCTGAAGCTTTCTGTTAGGCTACGTCTGCCCACGCGCACCGAGTGACTTTCATAAAACGCCCAGTTTTTTCAGCGCAGCCCGGACCTCCTTTTCGTCGAACCCTACCCCGCGCCAGACAACCTTGCCGTCCGCATCGAGAAGATAGTTGGTCGGGTAGGCTATGACGCGATACTCGTTCAATACAGGGTCTTTTGTCCCCTGCTCGGTTTCCTGGCTCATGCCTATGAGGAATGTGAACTTGTTGTCTTTGACGTATTTCAAAATCGTCTCAGGCGAGTCATTGAAGTTGATAGCCACCACCTCAAGGCCTTTGTCCTTGAGTTCGTCATAGAGCTTTTGCAGTTTGGGAAACTCCTCCCGGCACGGCGCACAGCCATAAAACCAGAAGTTGACCAAGACCGCCTTCTTACCTTTCGACAACTCCTCTAGGCTAAGGCGCTCGCCGGTCGGCGTCGGCACAGTGAAGCGATAGGCCTTTTCGCCGACAGGGACGAGCTTGCCAGCGGGATCGGAGAGGTCGTAGAGGACTGCTTCCTTGGGCGGCGCGTAGGCGAAGCTATCGTCAGGCAGATACTCGTTGACTTTCACGTTCGTCAACACGGCGCCAAACGTAAGCGTCTTGTCTCCGAGCTTCATCTGCAACGCCGTGCGAGTGATGAGTTTGTTCGCCCCGATGTAGCATTTCAGGGTAAAGTCGTAAGGCTCGTCGCCGATGACCTCCACGACCTGATAGGTCTCCCCGTCTACTTTTTCCTTGCCCGCCAAGCGCGTCTCCTTGATGGACGGGTTGATGAAGCCTCGGAAGTCTGGGTCGAAGAATGTGCCGACGGGAATGTACAGGAAAGAAGCCAGACCCTTCCCGTTCGGGTCGGCGTCATTCTTCTGGTAGCGGTTCTTCGCCCTCTCCACCAGCCAGACATTCTTGCCGTCCGAAGCAATCGTGTAATTGAACGGCTCGCCTAGCTCGATGCGGGCAAGGTTAGGCTTCTTGAGCATCACCGTGCCGGGGGTTGTCGTGACTGGACCGCCGTCGGACTGGGTCAGCGTGATGTCGGCTAAAAGTGTCTTGGCCGACCGAGTAGCGACCGCGACTTCCTTCAGAAGCTTGTCGGCCTCACCATCAGCTCGTGCCGCTGCTGCACTCGCAACAAAGACAAGCGGAACAAAAACGACAAGCAGGATTTGGTTAGCGGCTTTCATTCTCACCTTGATTTGTTTTGTGGTAACGGGCGGCGGATGAGCCGCGCTTCACACAGCCCAAGCGTAGCGTCAACTTCCTTGATTCGCAGGTTAGGCCGCTGCAAGCGAAAACGAGTAGGCCTAACCTAACAGAACCCGGACGTGTCCCAATAGAGCAGGCTCTTGGAAGG
The window above is part of the Chloracidobacterium sp. genome. Proteins encoded here:
- a CDS encoding TonB-dependent receptor → MTATWFSPARRRIRPALRVALTWMMIGMISGGAQAEERGTLTGKVVDTQGAPVAEASVLARNIASGATRAVLTAADGTFSLNDLPFGSYQARIARSGFSDAVLEFRLNAPSLALDTVTLVPGTIQEIVTVTASRAVRDTMTTPEAVSVVTERQLQERLPGTAADILRDLPGAYTQSQSFLTRPIIRGLEGNRVLVLVDGERLNHGRTPTSHVGNGVETGLVDVGSLQAVEVMRGAGSVLYGTEALGGTVNFITRPPATTDGGVRVSGVFDPFVTANGPGGRYGGSLNLATRRFTARVRQSFENFSDYTAGGPVEAGYASVTPQFNTATRLVTGSAYRTNATRAEGRFFFTEQMFVRSSYERLDAAPYQYPLQATFNFLFSKRDKVNFGFVARELSPVVASVQASGYYQWQQRRDQVTVRALPALFQVTDRQINPTTGGFDGQVVLTPFRNHVVTAGVSFYRDTSADDRIVIRGTLPTPPGGLTPAQAQAQAARVRTDGDFLRTLRNNQPRRDVPNANFQDIAFFVQDEFIPSRYVRLIGGLRVDRYSSRALDTPSYDIFNIVPRGTAGISGLESLRHTNVAVTGSGGIVVNPIQSVSLVARLARSYREPNIFDRYNAGASHTISPTTRSVTIPNPDLRPETGVNLDVGAKVRFTRFSGSLTYFRNNYNNFIGNFGTPVPGLAPIPNPIPGGAPLTVLQRQNLGKIRIQGIEADFEAPFRLPEAFRSSFVTLLGNVSVTRGDDVRANQPVDPFNFPIVPVKAVLGTRWNSVTNRYWMEHRARIVTTQRRLPPGSLYAQPGTARLGFTVHDLRGGVNFDWERYGVAVTLGVENVGNRFYQDLFSLFDAPARGRAFVAGLRLRFF
- a CDS encoding carboxypeptidase regulatory-like domain-containing protein, producing the protein MVKTYQSCLLWLGLLVGVPLLALAQQASVVSLVVTDGATQRPIRNAVVTLTPKTKAPGARTLTQTTDGDGKAVFTNAPSGDYTLTITAPGYTTLTDEHYTVESGVFVEQPIELSPAGGEVVEVRGDQEAPLVAQGANAAAALTPAEIRILPSRGRDILTSFPPVPNVIRSNDGRTSIKGAREDQAAVLVNGSLSNDPATGRFQVEIPLEALQRAEVFTNPYLPEYGKFTSGVKRLETKPGGNKWTYSVYDFFPSLRARYGKIFGFANVSPRATITGPLVRDRAFLAQALEVIVDKAVVRGLASPDNEIRKHAFRSFSQFDVVLSDRQTLTVTANAARQLLRNVDLDFFNPVPASANRRTLDLAFAGVHRYAGAGGSISETRVNYKRIGVDVFGKGDAPFALTPFGRTGNFFSQTDRTTERGQLQFSTALAAFNAGGLHQIKFGADLSAACNRGWVVNRPVEVRRADGSLAERITYATRGDLRASNIEVAGYAQDQWLIRPNLQLDYGLRVETQQAAAQLNLAPRVALSYAPGGTNNTVLRAGFGLFYDKVLLNALAFRQMPQPTATTFAADGVTPTLTRSWTLDLARADGRYRVPYNRSFRVELAQRLSRRVLAKLAYLDSRTFNDFYVEPEPRGAAGVIRLFNTGRATYRALEATADVKLTPRHTFVVSYVRSKARAELNDLISYFGDTPNPIIRPNQFGNAPIDAPHRFFARGVFGLPGDWTLAPIFEWRTGFPYSVVDEAQNFVGRRNADTTRYPHFMAVDLAVTKKIRLPQWVRRGVFGRKIDVEAVNVTVNIFNLTNHFNPRNVFANTGAPQFGTFFGVYRRFFNIEMNL
- the gltX gene encoding glutamate--tRNA ligase, which translates into the protein MTNGIRVRFAPSPTGYLHIGGARTALFNWLFARKHGGVFILRIEDTDRERSTPEAVATILDGLRWLGLDWDEGPYFQSERLAEHRRLAERLLASGHAYKSYETKEELDALRRASEAAKTAFVFRGRELSPEEEARLDAQGTPYVVRFRVPRTDGAVTFHDLVHGEQTKRYADIEDFALLRSDGSPLYILSNAADDIAERITHVIRGQDGLANTPKQLLIYRALGVAEPTFAHLPLILDGKRAKLSKRRHGEGATVRFYQERGFIPDAFLNAIALIGWSPGDDREILSRDEMIAAFDFAQVSRTNGIFNLPPADQPLSDPRQFTDPKALWMNAEYLKTMPLDRLLPMVQAQLEAAGLWKAEFAEGAGRAWFARTVEVIRERFRTLTDFVTYGRPYFDDVFEFDPEAVKKNLRDPRLTDWLPELADALEQVEDWKPETVEAALRAFAETKGAKAGLFINAARTALTGQSVGPSMFEVFALIGRERSCARLRAVREQIAAATA
- a CDS encoding cysteine synthase family protein, which produces MALGVTEDITELIGNTPLLHLRSVVPPGAANVYAKLEYLNPGGSIKDRAALGLITDAERRGLLKPGATIIEPTAGNTGVGLALIGRRRGYRVILCVPEGYSREKMQVAEALGGTLVYTPYEEGIPGAIRKALELAESIPNAFVPQQFSNPANPHIHYLTTGAEIYEQLGGKVDGLAIGCGTAGTFSGVARYIRERNPRAVCIAVETEGSVLGGGQPGPHKVEGIGTSFVPENFHRELCDEIVAVTDRDAFRMVRRLAAEEGVLCGGSAGANAFAAIQLAVRLGEGKNVVTVFPDSAERYMSKGIFDEVP
- a CDS encoding redoxin domain-containing protein encodes the protein MKAANQILLVVFVPLVFVASAAAARADGEADKLLKEVAVATRSAKTLLADITLTQSDGGPVTTTPGTVMLKKPNLARIELGEPFNYTIASDGKNVWLVERAKNRYQKNDADPNGKGLASFLYIPVGTFFDPDFRGFINPSIKETRLAGKEKVDGETYQVVEVIGDEPYDFTLKCYIGANKLITRTALQMKLGDKTLTFGAVLTNVKVNEYLPDDSFAYAPPKEAVLYDLSDPAGKLVPVGEKAYRFTVPTPTGERLSLEELSKGKKAVLVNFWFYGCAPCREEFPKLQKLYDELKDKGLEVVAINFNDSPETILKYVKDNKFTFLIGMSQETEQGTKDPVLNEYRVIAYPTNYLLDADGKVVWRGVGFDEKEVRAALKKLGVL